One Succinivibrio dextrinosolvens DNA window includes the following coding sequences:
- the dusA gene encoding tRNA dihydrouridine(20/20a) synthase DusA, protein MTEFAKFTAADRFSVAPMIDVTTPTFRRIARLFSKKAMLYTEMIAANAIVHGKEYLIEHDADTINPCTLQLGGSDPKVLSEACRIASKFNYSAINLNAGCPSDKVQSGSFGAILMKTPQVITECLMAMQEASEVPVTVKTRIGVDDLDDFEYTKKIVDSVYKTGCRHIILHARKAWLNGLSPKENRTIPPLDYERVFALKEFFPDLAITINGGIKTIEECNDMLSKVEGVMLGRACMDDPYILASVDSRIYNDGSQILSRDECFKKVVEFSEKYVSEGNRLHHLGNHIINMFNGCKGARRFRNYLSCHMHELGAGPEVLEQAFNKMKEA, encoded by the coding sequence ATGACTGAATTTGCAAAATTTACCGCTGCAGACAGATTTTCTGTAGCTCCGATGATTGATGTAACCACTCCAACCTTTCGAAGAATAGCCAGGCTCTTTTCAAAAAAGGCAATGCTCTATACGGAAATGATTGCTGCTAATGCTATTGTCCACGGCAAGGAATATCTTATAGAACATGATGCGGATACCATTAATCCCTGCACTCTGCAGTTAGGCGGTTCTGATCCGAAAGTACTCTCAGAGGCCTGCAGAATTGCCTCAAAGTTTAATTACAGTGCCATCAATCTTAATGCAGGCTGTCCTTCAGACAAGGTGCAGTCAGGTTCATTCGGTGCTATTCTGATGAAGACACCACAGGTGATTACCGAGTGTCTTATGGCTATGCAGGAGGCCTCAGAGGTTCCTGTAACTGTAAAAACCAGAATCGGAGTTGATGATCTGGATGATTTTGAATATACAAAAAAGATAGTGGATTCAGTATATAAAACAGGCTGCAGACATATTATCCTTCATGCAAGAAAAGCCTGGCTTAACGGTCTGTCTCCTAAGGAGAACCGAACCATTCCGCCTCTGGATTATGAAAGAGTATTTGCTCTAAAAGAGTTTTTCCCTGATCTTGCCATTACCATAAATGGCGGAATCAAAACCATTGAGGAATGTAATGATATGCTCTCAAAGGTTGAAGGTGTGATGCTTGGCAGAGCCTGTATGGATGATCCGTATATTCTCGCCTCAGTAGACAGCAGAATCTATAATGATGGTTCACAGATATTATCTCGTGATGAATGCTTTAAAAAGGTTGTAGAATTCTCTGAGAAATATGTATCAGAAGGTAATCGTCTGCATCATCTGGGTAATCACATTATTAATATGTTCAATGGCTGCAAGGGCGCCAGAAGATTCAGAAATTATCTCTCCTGTCATATGCATGAGCTAGGTGCCGGTCCTGAGGTTTTAGAGCAGGCATTTAACAAAATGAAAGAGGCTTAA
- a CDS encoding aldo/keto reductase codes for MELTIKSTVNLNNDVKMPLLGLRAYKVKGEDAYNAVKWALEAGYRLIDTARIYCNEKAVGRAIRDSGIRRDEIFVTTKLWITDFDNPRAALKASLERLGLDYVDLYLIHWPKKGYEQAYLELENLQKEGLCRCIGVANFKPHHIESLKEHGATVVPQVNQTEIHPLNTEEELLGWCRKRKICVEAYSPLGSEGRLILDDPRLIGMRNYYHASASQILLRWCIQRGIVAIPKAVIQSKIEQNCQLYHFDITNSDIETISDMNCNERRNYDPDKIDLRPMSMYPKITPEE; via the coding sequence ATGGAACTTACAATCAAGTCTACGGTTAATCTTAATAATGATGTAAAGATGCCTCTATTAGGTCTCAGAGCCTATAAAGTAAAAGGCGAGGATGCCTACAATGCTGTAAAGTGGGCCTTAGAGGCTGGTTACAGACTTATTGATACAGCCAGAATCTACTGTAATGAAAAGGCTGTGGGCAGGGCAATCCGAGATTCAGGAATTCGTCGTGATGAGATTTTTGTTACCACCAAACTCTGGATCACTGATTTTGATAATCCACGTGCGGCTTTAAAGGCTTCCTTAGAGCGACTCGGACTTGATTATGTTGACCTTTATCTTATTCACTGGCCTAAAAAAGGCTATGAGCAGGCATACTTGGAGCTTGAAAATCTTCAGAAGGAAGGTCTGTGCAGATGTATCGGCGTTGCCAATTTCAAACCTCACCATATCGAGAGTCTGAAAGAACACGGTGCTACTGTTGTTCCTCAGGTTAATCAGACTGAAATCCATCCTCTCAATACCGAAGAAGAACTGTTAGGCTGGTGCCGCAAAAGAAAAATCTGCGTGGAAGCCTATTCTCCTTTAGGAAGTGAAGGCCGCCTGATCTTAGATGATCCAAGGCTTATCGGCATGAGAAACTATTATCATGCCTCAGCTTCACAGATTCTGCTGCGCTGGTGTATCCAGAGAGGTATAGTAGCCATTCCAAAGGCTGTTATTCAGAGTAAGATTGAACAGAACTGTCAGCTTTACCATTTTGATATAACCAATTCAGATATCGAAACTATCTCGGATATGAACTGTAACGAAAGACGTAATTACGATCCTGACAAGATTGATTTACGTCCAATGTCAATGTATCCGAAGATTACTCCTGAGGAATGA